A region from the Hylaeus volcanicus isolate JK05 chromosome 6, UHH_iyHylVolc1.0_haploid, whole genome shotgun sequence genome encodes:
- the LOC128878801 gene encoding trafficking protein particle complex subunit 12, translating to MAESDETSTKLKSEISGEVMKETEADISRYFENASRTIFDEIVSPKKQDFFEVQGGSVSRIPDFELMTNRSSGNERPDHSAMNDMHKDIWIPSEQTRKVLRSIATSTTGSNSLDRDNLTMPGLAIQGDMPDLIKSTAIHFLGEDENIHRNVLTASDVTQDERGLRNLIQAGCYKAAINLSGRLLAVYAQGYGKINQPSKHTPHSLQLWYTRLALLTKLRQVDVLENESKPFGNLDKPDMYFTFYPELYGTRPGSMASFSFRLLLAEIPLYCKKPKQALDNLFKVLATVNQIIANFNAGLCGDGSRVKVNAAEQRDALRLWKGRKLRVLISVVNCAVSTKNYVLAIDILEKLCEFPDWTAEELDALKSSIGRLRLFLGDVSAAEKLLITQKKQDSGLSVRELMNRGLMAVAQNAFQDAYTCFKAAATMDPSNVVLTNNMAVCLLYTGQLKAAVHLYESAITKNPVKSLQEPILLNICSAYELHTIHCEQPKLHLLSQLNRYKGDAVDIQCLKLAM from the coding sequence ATGGCTGAAAGTGATGAAACATCAACGAAACTGAAATCTGAAATTTCTGGAGAGGTTATGAAAGAGACGGAGGCCGATATCAGTCGTTATTTCGAGAATGCGTCCCGTACGATATTCGACGAGATCGTTTCACCGAAGAAACAAGATTTTTTTGAAGTACAAGGTGGTTCTGTAAGCAGAATTCCAGATTTCGAATTGATGACTAATCGTTCCAGTGGTAACGAGCGACCCGATCATAGTGCCATGAACGATATGCACAAAGATATCTGGATACCATCCGAACAGACACGAAAAGTCTTACGGAGTATCGCTACGTCGACTACTGGATCTAATTCCCTCGACAGAGATAACTTAACAATGCCAGGACTGGCAATACAAGGAGACATGCctgatttaataaaaagtactGCCATTCATTTTCTGGGtgaagatgaaaatattcacaGGAATGTACTTACTGCATCCGATGTAACACAGGATGAACGTGGCTTGAGAAACTTAATACAGGCTGGCTGTTACAAAGCAGCAATTAATTTATCAGGAAGACTTTTAGCTGTGTATGCTCAAGGATATGGCAAGATAAACCAGCCGAGCAAGCATACCCCGCATTCTTTGCAATTATGGTACACAAGGCTTGCTTTACTGACTAAACTTAGGCAAGTAGACGTATTAGAGAACGAATCGAAACCATTTGGTAATTTAGACAAGCCTGATATGTACTTTACATTTTATCCTGAACTTTATGGTACTAGGCCAGGTTCTATGGCTTCCTTTTCCTTTAGATTACTTTTAGCTGAAATACCATTGTATTGCAAGAAACCAAAGCAAGCActggataatttatttaaggttCTAGCCACAGTAAATCAAATAATAGCTAATTTTAATGCTGGACTCTGTGGAGATGGATCTCGTGTTAAAGTTAACGCGGCCGAGCAAAGAGATGCTTTGCGACTATGGAAAGGCAGAAAATTAAGAGTCCTTATATCTGTTGTTAATTGTGCAGTCAGCACGAAGAATTATGTCCTGGCTATAGACATTTTAGAAAAACTATGCGAATTTCCCGATTGGACTGCCGAAGAATTAGATGCTCTAAAATCGAGTATAGGGAggttacgtttatttttggGAGATGTTTCAGCAGCAGAGAAATTACTTATCACGCAAAAGAAACAGGACAGTGGTTTGAGCGTCAGAGAGTTGATGAACAGAGGATTAATGGCAGTAGCACAGAATGCCTTTCAAGATGCGTATACATGCTTCAAAGCTGCAGCTACAATGGATCCTTCGAATGTCGTGTTAACTAATAACATGGCTGTTTGCCTTTTATATACAGGCCAATTGAAGGCAGCAGTACACTTATATGAAAGTGCAATTACAAAAAACCCTGTAAAAAGTTTACAGGAACCTATACTATTAAACATATGCAGTGCATATGAATTGCATACAATTCATTGTGAGCAACCAAAATTACATCTGTTAAGCCAACTGAATAGATATAAAGGGGATGCTGTAGATATTCAGTGTCTAAAACTTGCTATGTAA